Genomic window (Pyrus communis chromosome 13, drPyrComm1.1, whole genome shotgun sequence):
AGCTCTTTCTGGAATGAGTTATTTAAACTCCAAGGTTCAACCTTCTACTTAAGCTCAGGTTACCATCCCCAAACCGATGGCCAAGCTGAGGTTCTCAATAGGTGCTTGGAGACTTATTTGAGATGTTTCACCAGTGCACAACCTAAGAAATGGTTATATTGGCTACCTGAGTGGAGCTACAACACTTCTTATCATACTTCTGCACGGTTTACTCCATTCGAACTGGTTTATAGATACCCCCCACCTCACATTGCAGGTTATGAGAGTGGCACAACAAGAGTGGAAATGGTGGGGCAAAGTTTGATAGCCTGGGATAAACTTTTGTCTCTACTTAAATCAAACTCGGAGAAAGCTAGGAACATAATGAAGGTGCAATTTGACAGGCATAGAACTGAGAGGGAATTTGTCGTGGGGTAATTGGTTCATCTCAAGCTTATACCTTATCAGTTGCAATCCTTAGCTTCTCACTCTTATCACAAACTCCATCCGCGATTCTATGGTCTTTTTGAAGTTTTGGAGAAGATAGGCTCATTAGCTTACAAGTTAAAACTCCATGAAGGCTGCAAGTTACATCCAGTTTTCCATGTTAGCTGTCTTAAGCAACATTTGGGTCCTGACATTGTGCTTACCACTACCTTGCCCTCTGTCCATGATGATGGTTTGAAACAACAAATGCCTATGGCAATCTTGCAGAGAAGAATGTACAAAAAGGGAAATGCAGCTGGAGTTCAACTTCTTGTGCAGTGGGAAGGGGGTACCTGTGATGGTGCAACCTGGAAAGATTTTGATGCATTCACTGCTAGCTATCCAAAGTTCCAATTTTGATGCCAACCTTGTGGACAAGGTTTCTTTTGAAGGGGAGGGAAATGTTATGAACTGTAAACAATGTGATTTTCTTAATCACATTTTTAATAAGTGAGTTAGTATTAAGCATGGGATTAGTTACAATTGGTTATGCTTTTGTTATTTTGTGCTAAAATGGCCATCTAGCTTAGTTTGTTTGGATTTATATGGCCAAATGGTTGTAGTGAACTTCCAacagttaattgaattaaaaaatattattccaAAAAATAGGAGCTCAGCTACCTTCTTCACCATCACTTCCATACTCCATTACTATACCTTGCTGCAACAGGTCAAGGTTGAATTAGGTCCTAACACCTTGAGTTGGAAAACTAaggtatgattttattttgagaaataaataatttattatttgttaCTGTAAATAAGAATTCTTAACAAGTGAAGTGGGTACTGTCGTGACATACATTACTTTAACGGATCATGTTGTATTTAACGAATTGATCGAAACATAATACACTTGTTTGCCAGGTTAGGTGGGACCAAATACAAAGCGACCGTTGTTTTTTTTGGCTTAGTTGAGTTAATAGTTTTCGTGGTGATAGGATAGTCGGAAGATATTTCCgtcgtaaaaaaaaattagtatttaaACCTATGTGGTGAAGTCCGTTAAAAATTAAGCACAACGTTAAAAGTTTCGTCCCTATCGTCATGGGGACCGTTAATTCaattaggctttttttttttttttttttttaatagtgtCACATTGCTAAGTGGTGTGAAGTGTCGGACAATAAAAATTTTCCTTGACATGGAAAAAATATAGGTCATACCACCCAATAAGACGATATAACATCATTAAactttcaccttttttttttttgttggatacTAAAATTTTACTTAGAAAGCATATCGACAATTATATAATCAAAATATCGTCAATAGCAATAATACAAATGATATGTCATACCACGATCACGACCTAATCTAAAAATTTTCCTCTTTAGTTGGGCCTCATATGGTTCACACTCTAGCCGAAAGGCTGTGTGGATAAGTTAGTTGAGGACCGTTGAGAGAACCCCCAAAAGCAAGAGACTTTCATCACTCAATCCTTTGAACTTTTGAAGGGAGAGTTTCTAAAATGGCGTCGATGGCTGTCTGTCATTCCTTAGCAACATTATCTTCTACGAAACCTTTGCTATCTCAAAAAAAGACAACCTCCATTGGCAACCTCAAATCCCACGAAAGGGTCTTACAATCTTCACTGTTGGGCACAAGAATACTGATTAGAAAAACAACGGTGCCATTTAGCGGCAGCGTTGGAACAACATCGACTTCTGAGGTCATTTGCTCTGCCTCTTCTTCCACTCTTCCTTCGGCTCTTCTCTTCGACTGCGATGGCGTGCTTGTCGATACAGAGAAGGACGGGCACCGCATTTCTTTCAACGACACTTTCAAAGAGGTAAACTTTCTCTCTATTGCTTTCCTCTGCTTAGTGCTTTTTGTCATCAAAATTTTACGACTTGGTTTTCTTGCTTTTGGGGAATTGCTGTGAATTTTTGCTTGGCGAGATCGTAAGCAGCGAAATTTCGAAAGAAAATGGAACTTTCAATTTGTGTTTTCTataattttgatgaaaattattgaaagacAAACCTGAATCTCAATTACTTTGATGGGTTAGTGACGTGATGACATACTTGATTGCACAGAAAGAACTGGGTGTTACTTGGGATGTCGATTTATACGGCGAGTTGCTCAAGATTGGAGGTGGAAAAGAAAGGTAAGTGTATCTCAAAATATTCTATAGCTAGCTTTGCATTATTTGGTATGAATGAAATGTGAGCCAACATCTAATTTGGTGAACAAACtttgatttagtttttgtatccatatatGGTTCGGGTCTTCGCAGGATGACAGCCTATTTTAACAAGACGGGTTGGCCAGAAAAAGCTCCGAAGAGTGAAGAAGAACGAAAAGCATTCATAGCTTCACTGCACAAGAGAAAGACGGAGTTGTTCATGGCCCTTATTGAGAAAAAGTTGCTGCCTCTTAGACCGGGAGTTGCAAAGTTGGTTACCATCTGATCTTCTGCTTTTGCATGAAACATTCGTTATGTGATTTTTTGTGTGCTACATATCTCTTGCATTTTCGGGTTACTGGACCTGGAAGTAATGAACTATGTTAGCAGTGAAGTTTTAGTATTCTTCACAGACAACATCAGTCTTCCAGTCCATCTATGATCAAAAGTATTTAGGTAGATCGTGATTTGTGCATTAGCAATCGTAGCAGTTGCATAAGAATCTTTAGCATTTAGAATTTTATACATGACAAGATAATGGTAACAGTAGACGAGTACGTTTATTTGAatagaatttcaaatttcagatGTAGGGTTGCTGAGTTTCTCTTATCAACTTGTACAGGCTGATAGACCAGGCTTTGGCAGACGGAGTTAAAGTTGCTGTGTGCAGCACTTCCAATGAGAAGGCGGTATGCTTTATCAGGTTTCACATTTTCATTAATTGCTTGTGTAATTAGTCCTTTTGTGACTGATGACCACAATTGGGGTTCTTATCTCTGCAAGAACTAACAAGTAATCATCAAAACCTAATGTACTCTTGCGTGTTTCGAAACCTATTTGGTGTTGATCACATTGGCATTGTTGATTTACTAATCAAATATACTGAAGTTGAAACTATGGGGTAGAGCAGAAGGCTGAAGACAAGAGATCCTACTCTTATTACTGAAATAATACATACTGATGCATAGATTGATCCTGTATTGACGTTCGAaccaccttttttttatttcaaggtCTCTGCAATAGTTTCATTCTTGCTGGGACCAGAACGGGCAGAAAAAATCAAGATATTTGCAGGAGATGTCGTTCCTCGCAAGAAGCCTGATCCGGTAAACTTTGATCCCTCTTTATGTGAATTTCATGTTGTTTTACATATAATATCATGTTTCTCTCTTTGAGTTTCACTTGTCACTCAGACAATGTTAGAAACAGATGAAGGTATATGGATTATTAGCCACTAACCTATACAGTCTACTCATTCTCCTTGACAGGCCATCTATGTATTGGCGGCTAACACTCTTGGTGTTGATCCTTTGAGGTATTTCTGATGCTAGAAAATGAGAATGTATCTGAAATTTTACATTCTAAATGAATTCTCTACCTCATATTTCTAGGATAAAAAGCAACGTCTTTCCTTTTCTGCAGTTGTGTTGTGATCGAGGACAGCGGCATAGGCCTTGCAGCTGCCAAAGCTGCAGGAATGAAGTGTATAGTAACGAAAAGCGGGTAacttatataattaattttactATATGAACAAGAGTTCTTCCTTCTTGATATTCAAGATTATACATCAAATTTGTTAGAAAGTTCATTAGCATGAGCTGAGTGTAATCATCGCTAGTCATATACGTCTAGCCATTAAAATGCTAAACATGTTCACTTCATTTCTTAAAACATCTGGTTTTTCAGGTACACAGCCGAAGAAGACTTTCAGAATGCAGATGCAGTCTTTGACTTCATTGGAGATCCCCCGGAGGAGCGATTTGACTTGGGATTCTGTAGAAGCCTTCTCAAGCAGTACGTGAGCTAGCCTACATTTATATGTTCCTACCGGTTAAATTTCACTCAACGCATGTCCTCCCTCTGCAATATCTTGGATGGTGACTGCGGTTTCAACTAAGATAATAAACGAATGACGGTAAATATGCATCCGATCATATTTAGAATGTTCGAGAGAAAATGTAATAAGGTGTTTTGTTGCTATGTCAGACCAAACTGTATGTAAAATAATTGAAGAACCACCACTCGTGAGATATGTAGCCTCAACTGACCATCTCCAAGCAGTCCACCAGATACTAATTCCCCACCAACACAACATCCGTTACAAGATTCTGAACTTAAACATGAGACAGCATAGAACATTCATTGATAGAAAGTAATATCTTCGAAATTAACTTATGGTAACCATCATCATCCAACTTGGCAAAGATATTATTTAACTTCATCTAGTTTTCCATACAATAATGTTCCATGTGCAATCACCATGACAGCAGAGAAATCAAGATGATTAGATTGAATGCCTTCGGGAAACCACTCTCGAAATAACGGGGAGAGTGGATGCAACATATGATAAGTTTCTTCACCCAATTCTCTTACTTGGACATTAATCAACCAACCTCTTTTAGGATcgaaaacttaaaaaaagagTTTGGCGATATGTCTCTCCTTTAACGAACTCGTCATATTGAGTGGAGAGGACATAGCCAGGGCGATTTGAAGTTTTCGATCATAAATCTGATGAGTGGAAAGTTCTCCCAAATCCCCCTTCATAGTGCGCGATCAAGTTCATGGAAGTTATACTGAACGCTACTGTGCATGGGGTAAAAATATTCTCATGAGGTACGAGCTTGCATTCAAGGCTTTGCGTGTTTAAATCTTGCGAGGAGAAGTGGGGGATGCATCTGGCATTCTGGAAAATCTTCCTATAGATAAGTCTCTAGAAATGTTTGAAGACAATCTAATAGTTTGTTTTGGCTGTGTTGAAGAGTCCTATTTTGCATGTATAGCACAGTAGCAGTGCTCCAACTGTTCATCGAAGGACCTCCTGACATTCAACTCCGTCTAGCTGatatgaaaacaaaagaaacgtACTATTTTAATCGTTGTGTGTATCTTCGTGATCGGTTTACCACGCTTGATCGTTCGGACAAGCATGAGCATAAGCCTGATGCAAGTTCGTACAGAACTGAACTCCCTAGCTAGTAGGGAAAAGCTTCGAGTCTCATGAACTATATGGGGTTAGTGGTCGTGGTTCCCAGCGTGCTCAACAAGAATATGGTGGGCCACAAGAATATCAAGGCGGAGGCATGGGAGGGCCGGCTCAGCAAGGAGGTgctgatggtggtggtggcggcggccATTTAGGGCCACCTTCTCCTGGTGGCCCAGGCCAACCTCAATTCCCCGAGATGCACCAagcacacccccccccccccccaacagtTCCCTATCAAGGGGTCTCCCCTCAGCCTTCATTTGGGGGAAGTTCATCGTCCCAGCCACTCGAGCCTTCAGAAGTGGAGGAGCAGCTTGCTGACCTTACCGTACAGGACGTGAGTGTGCACATAGCCAGGCTATCCAACCTCTGACGCCCTCAAGTCAGTCAGTGCGGTTCCCTCTTCGCCCTGGTAAGGGTGGTACTGGCAGAATGTGTACAGTCAAGGCAAACCATTTCTTTGTTGAATTACCCGACAAAGATCTCCACCAGTACGATGTAAGCTCTCTCTTTTCATTTGTGTATATCTTTTGATATTGGATTGTACTTGTATGATGGTTGATGATATACGATGTATATCTGGTTATACCTACTTTGCATCATCGGTCCATTTTATCATTCTCGagcttaatatttttcttaaattttaccACCAATCTTAATACTAATTAACAACAACCATGTcctataatttataaaatattatttaaatatataatattccTAACGTTACTCTTTCTTTGTACGAAAAGTCTACCTACACGGCTTCTCTCACACGACACTTTTACGCAGTGGAGGTTTAGCTCTCTGTTTACATGGTGGAGATTCACTCTCACGTACTTGTAAAACATACAGTACGTGGCCTTCCTGACACCAAGGAATTTTTAATTCTACTTGCGTTGCCAATTAATACAACTTTGCATTAGTATTTCAACACGGAGGCGGTGTGCAGTAATGGGAGTGAGTTAATCCAAGAGGTTCTCTAGCTAGGGTATTTAAATATGGGCGGATGGCTGGAGTTAAAAGAACAACCACCAGAGTTACTACTATGGACGGTGGCTTGCGGTGGGTGTgtcttgtccatattgaataaTATTTGACTACTTAAAAGATGAGTAAGCATCAGCCATATAGTCTTGTTCGAGTTCAGCGATATTTTTGGAGATCGAAAAATCTATTTCTAATCTAATCAAAGAGACATTAATCATGACATGGCGGCATCCCGTGGAATATATAGCAGCAGTTATGATCTTCGTTCGCCAAAATTTTACAATCTGCAACGAAATTTCCTTCCCGGAAAAGGATCGTGACCCATTTTCAACATCACTCAAACCTATGAAAGTGTAAAATGTAGTTAACCTCTGTATTATCGACTGTAATTGGTGCAACAAAAACTTCATGAAACCAGAAACTTCAACTTCAAGCAAGCTTGCAAGCTCAGTGACTAAGCACGCACGGCGCAAGCTCAGTACCTTTGAAAACTGAAACAGCTTTAGTTTTTCAAGCTAGTCACTGAGCTTGCTTGAAGTTGAAGATATCTGGTTTCATGAATTATGTTTCTGCATGCACTTGCAGGGTTTAGGACTACGCAGCTCCTATCGGTTTTCTATTTCTGGGTTCAGTCAGTACTTTTATATCAAAAACCTTCTCTTCTCTGTCTAGGAGCAATGGTTCCTAGGCTTCTAAGCTgtcgaagaagaagagaaacaagAGGTGAATACCGGTCGAATGGTACGATATTCATATACCTTGATATAAACGAGTTTCATttcctttcaaatttcaatgcaGAAAAGCAAAAGAGGTTAGAGTTCTGTCATTAACAATCAAGGGAAAAAATGACCCATAAAACACATCAAAACTCTACAATTAAGCCATGACAAAGTTACATGTGAACTTGAAATAACAAAGATTACACATTCCGAAAAACCACAAACTTTTGATCGAAACCCCAAACTCTACAACCTTAAGTTAGATCCCAAATATTTTCCCCATATCCAACTGCTGTTATGTTTCTTTGTCCCAATCCCAATTCCTTTGACCCGAGATTTTACCTAGGTCGAATTCTGTCCAGCCAGTCAACGCTCTTCCGTGGTTTTTCTAGCTGACAGTCGACGCTTCTCCTGGATTTCTCATGACGGTATTCCACGCTTCTTCGTGACTTCTCTATCTGGTCAACAGGGATTCTAAACTTGTCTACCTTGTCAATGTTATTGAACTTGTATTCACTAATATTCAGCTTTTCAGGTCTATCAGTGCTTTTCCTTGATTTCTCTCTCCGATCAGTACTCTTTCTTGGAGCCTTGTAAAAATCGACACTCCTCCTAGGATGTTCAATACGGTCCGTGCTTTTCCTGTGGCCTGTGCTTTTTCTTGAAGTAATCCTACACGAAGGTGATTTTTCGACAGTTGAGATGAACTTGTGGAGATGTCTAATATATTCTGGATAGAGCTCCAAATTACAGTGATTTCCGCCTTTGAGCCATAGAGGTTCATATTTCTCTTGGCAAAGTACCCAAAGTTGCTTGCCGTGTGAGCAGTCCACAACTTCATCAGATGTTCCCTGCAGAAGAATAACAATCAGAAATTTcaaccaacaaaaaaataaaaacttggcAAAATCCATTTGATATTCTGCTTTAGTCATCTATGAAAGCTCAAATGTAATTCACGTGTCAAACGTATGCAAAGTAGAAAAATTCCAGCAATCAATTTAGTTCATGGAAAAAGGCAGTACTTACATGTATTACCAGCACAGGACATTTTACCAGTGGGATTTTATCAATGTTCTGCACAGAAATGAAAATCAGGTTCAGACACATACACATGCATCAAAATTGTCTTTATAAAGAATTTCGATAAAAATCATCATAAAATGGTATCAAGAATCTAACCTTATAGATATCAAACCAGTACGTGCGCTTCACAGGATACATGACTCTTAAACCAGATAATATAGGACTATGCAGCACAATTGCCCTTAATCGAGGCAAACTGACAGCAAGATTAACAGTCGGGCCACTTCCAACCGACTGACCATAGAGGATTATGTCTTCCTGCTTAGCACCATACCTCTCTTCAAGACACTTATATGCAGCTTCAATATCTGCATAAGTATTATGTTCACTTGCCTGCAGAAAAAAGGTACACGGATGGGCCTATCAGACAAACCTTTCTATTGCAAATTGAAACACAAGCAGATAATTCGTACTGCACTTACCTTGCCTGAGGACTGCCCATAGCCAGAATAATCATACCTGCACAGGTTCAAATAATATGATTCAGAATGCTTTCCACACTTCTTTCAGAAAGAAAATGTCTCCTACAAATTTATAAGTTCCGGTGTTAGGTTTGGGACAATCTGTGCAGATAAGTTCAAATCAAACATAACTTCGAATATGAAAGGAAGTTCTATGAGCTTTATCAGAAGCAATATTCTGGACTAGCAGACATAACTTTGGATGGTGATCCAGCATCAATGACTGGAACACTCTAAAAAAGGGGATTGGCACGTACACTGCAAAGCCTGTACACATTTTGTTGCTAAACACGTTTTTCTTGATGCAAAGATAAAACTGAAAACAGTTCCCGTTTCCCCCTCCAAAAACAGTTACACTCGACTTGGAAGTTGGAAGGATAGTATAAACCAGTTCAAATTatacaaacatatttggaccGAGGTCTGCACATAATCGGTATCTTTGGTGATGTATCCATATCTGAACGTCTAAAGGAAAGTCGTCT
Coding sequences:
- the LOC137713466 gene encoding CBBY-like protein, whose protein sequence is MASMAVCHSLATLSSTKPLLSQKKTTSIGNLKSHERVLQSSLLGTRILIRKTTVPFSGSVGTTSTSEVICSASSSTLPSALLFDCDGVLVDTEKDGHRISFNDTFKEKELGVTWDVDLYGELLKIGGGKERMTAYFNKTGWPEKAPKSEEERKAFIASLHKRKTELFMALIEKKLLPLRPGVAKLIDQALADGVKVAVCSTSNEKAVSAIVSFLLGPERAEKIKIFAGDVVPRKKPDPAIYVLAANTLGVDPLSCVVIEDSGIGLAAAKAAGMKCIVTKSGYTAEEDFQNADAVFDFIGDPPEERFDLGFCRSLLKQYVS
- the LOC137713411 gene encoding uncharacterized protein yields the protein MGGVTSSMAAKFAFFPPNPPSYKVLKDEATGLLLLDPLPHRENVDVLKFPTRRGNEIVAVYIRHPMATSTLLYSHGNATDIGQMYELFVELSIHLRVNLMAYDYSGYGQSSGKASEHNTYADIEAAYKCLEERYGAKQEDIILYGQSVGSGPTVNLAVSLPRLRAIVLHSPILSGLRVMYPVKRTYWFDIYKNIDKIPLVKCPVLVIHGTSDEVVDCSHGKQLWVLCQEKYEPLWLKGGNHCNLELYPEYIRHLHKFISTVEKSPSCRITSRKSTGHRKSTDRIEHPRRSVDFYKAPRKSTDRREKSRKSTDRPEKLNISEYKFNNIDKVDKFRIPVDQIEKSRRSVEYRHEKSRRSVDCQLEKPRKSVDWLDRIRPR